The following nucleotide sequence is from Oreochromis niloticus isolate F11D_XX linkage group LG9, O_niloticus_UMD_NMBU, whole genome shotgun sequence.
TTGGTTTCTACAAAGCAGTCTGCTACACCAGCACTAACATATGCAATGCAACTATAAGTGGAATCAGTTTCCTCACAGAAGGCTTCATATTCAGTTTTCCTCATACAGATGACTTTGACTGAATGACTGCAGAAAGGACACAGGAAGCTCTGAGGATCGTAAGAGTAATTGCAAAGGCAAGTCGTTGGCGTCTTGCTGCTCTTCCATCTTTGTGCTGTGACACTGAAAACTTAGTTACTGTAGGTCTGTCACTGAAGCTGCCCAGTTTAAATTGTAATGAGAAATACACAAATTTTGCTTGGCAGGCCtcagaaaaaaatcagttttgattCCTGAAATTTAACAACTGAGCTTTTCAACATATCGGTGCAATATGGGGAAAAATCACATTTCCTTTATCTGATTCAATAATGCAAATAGGTAAGGTTACCTGTTAAGAGGGGAATGCAGAATGTCAATGATTTAGTTGCTCGTCTTGCTCAACATCCATCACGACTGGCAAGTTGTTACCTGTAAAACTAGGAATGTGACTTTTATCTTGAGCACAGTTTGGATGAATTAAGTGGTTGTTTCACTGAAATCTTACTAATACTGTAGAAGGAGGGGCGATTCTTGTAAATTGCAGACAGATGCAGGGAGGTCCCGCCCTAGAACAAACTAATCGTCCATCAGCCTGATGAGCTGAAAACATTAAGATCCTTGTATTATAAGTGCTTCACAGTTACATATGTGTACTATATTCTGCTATATATTCAACTTTATACTTCACCAAACAGCTACAGTCAAAGGACTTTTGCATATATCagtggccactttattagttacacctGTTTAACTGCCCATTaaagcaaatatctaatcagtcaATATCATGGCAGCAAGTCAGCGCCAGAATGAAGAAAGACggtttaagtgactttgaacgtggcatggttgttggtgccagatgggctggtgTAACTGCTCATCTATTCatatctactgggattttcccacacagccgTCTTTGGGGTTTACAgggaatggtctgaaaaagagaagatATCCAGTAAGCAGCAAATCTCAGGGTAAAAAAATATCTctttgatgtcagaggtcaaaggtgaatTGCCAGACTGCTTTgggctgataggaaggcaacggTAACTCAAAtaagcagaagaccacactgggtgctgTCAGCtctcagctaagaacaggaaactgaggctgccCACACAGGCTCACCAGAACTGCACattagaagactggaaaaaacattgcctgatctgatgagtcttgatttctgctgtgacactgggtggataacacaccatgtcacataTCTCATATTCACCTCAAACTGGTGTCTTTAACATGAAAATGAGCTCACTGCAGTGCGCAGGAGCGTGTAACCGAAATCCTTAAAAAGTCCAGTGGAGTGTGTGTTAAAGTTGAGTGTGCATTACCTAAATTAGACAATCTGATCTGTCTGATCttgtgaaaaagtgatttcAGTGAATGAAGTATTCTCTTTGTGGCGTGACGTGTGTAAACTGTACGAACatgttaaaacacaaacacagtatagttgtttattttcatgacaaataaataagaaacagacaaaaatgtgcaaaaaaacttttccaaacatatataaatactcTGCTCAacataaatgtatatatatatttatatatatattatatatattaactTCCTTTCTCTTACAGGCTTGATTCTCGTTGTTGTAAAAGCACCTGCATACGACCGACATAACATAGTGTAATATAAGTCAGAAAAACACCAGCCTTTATAATGACAGCATAGCTCGAGTTTCTTTGCCTCCTCACAGAGGTGTGATAGTTTTCATCTGTGAGTTTTAGTCCCATCACTGGGGCAAGACTCTGTTTTTTGAGAGGTTTCTACAGCGTAGTGTGGCACAGGGTGTTTACATGTGCTAAACACAGGAAATTTCCACATTTTTGTTGCATCATTGATCAGTATGGTGCATGTCAGTAGTGTTTGGGCAGTGCAATAAAACCTGTGTCACACTCAAAGTGTAATCAGCCTGTCTTGACAGTTTCATTTTACCCTTCGCTGCCTTTCTCCTCTTGGTAAGCGTATGCATCTATATTTGTGTATTAGGTTCCTCCTTTGCCCCACATAAGTCTCTCAGTGGACCCAGACTGATGGCGTGGCCTTGTTACAAGCAGGACCAGCAGAGGAGTTAGCTGGAACAGAGCTCACTTCCTCACTCTGCTGGCGGTGAACACTGATCTGGCTGCTCATACTCCAGGAAAAACTTCCAGAAAGTCCGCCTAAACAATATCCCAAAAAGACCGAGGAGTTGGTTGAGCTTCACTGCTTGTTATCGAGAGTGCACCGCCTCTGCAGCTTCATGTGGCGCTGGCTAACCTGGTGGCCCTCCGAGTTCGGACATTTGGCTTGATTTGCACAGGAACAGTTAAGCACGGGGTGCAGTTGCCGAGTCCATGTCATCTGGAAGAATAGACACAAAGCATATTAAAGTCAAGCACTAATCCTATAGTTCACATGCTGAATTTTCTAAATTAAGGGTTACGAATGGTACCTGAGATCTGAGGACATGCAGCTCGCTGTGAACTTTGGTATACTTCTTCTCCAGTTCCAGATACTTGCCCTTAAGCTTCTCCCGGTCTCTGCGCTCCTTCAGAAAGTCTTCCTTAAAGACTTCAGCCTAAATATGGACGTgagacaaataaaaacagatgtcCATTAGGGGTACCTCAACAGTTTGGGCAATTCTTATACACCCCTTACTACATTTAACCTTGGATTTTATAAGATATGGTTTACACAAATCCCCTTTGGAGTTGCGTCAGGAAGAGGATCCGGTGTAaaactctgccaaatcaaacatgcagggTGCCTGCTTTGTGGCAAAGTGGCAGCTGCTATTAGCTAGACTATACTACAGAGTGAATTTTATAGGTTTTTTAGTTGCCTTTGGACATGGACAGGTAATACCTTTTCCCtttgttttcagtctttatgctaagctaacccTTGCTATCACTGTATATTTGTTAAACAGGGTGGCAGCAATCTGAAGGCTACTTTCAACACTAAATGATCGATTCACATAATGACATCATCACCATATCATCTGAATGGAAATTGGTCTGTCATGCAAGGCCTGAAGCAACAAATACTGTGACTATTTTTCCAACATTAACCATTTTTTTTCACCAaggaagcaaagaaaaacatcacacaCATGAAGACAAAGCACTCACTTGATGTTTCCAGATGTCTAGTGTTTCATTGTCCACTCCAAGGGACTGAGAAGCCTGAAGCGCCTCCTTTAAGGCCTGCACAAACACATTGAAGCCACTGTTAGAGCGCTGTTACTGGAAGGGTTAGAATGAGACGTATCTTCCTTTTCATCAGTGAATATCAGAGAAAGCCTGATGCCTCACCTTGTTCAGTCGTCTGATCTCCTCGTGTTGATGCTGCCCTTTGCGGGTCAGGACGCTGTTCTGCGCTCGCAGCTCTTTTACTTCTTTCTGTGCTTCGAGCTTCTCAGAGCTGGCATCACCCTCTTCCATCTGTGAAAAAGCATCCCATGAGGGAACCATTAGCGCTCAGATCAAACGACTTAATCTATCAAAGAGCGGTCGGCGCATTTACCTGTgagctctctttttctttgaTCACCTTGAGCTTGAGTCGGTTCAACGTGACGTGCtttccttcttcctcttcaAAGCGATCACACTGCTGTAATGCTTTTAACTCCTCGACCTGGACATTGGGTGCAGAACGCAGACAACACTTAAATGATAAACAAGCGCGATAATAAACCGACACGAGctgaaaaacaacattaaaggATTTGAACTTGCTCCTTTCTTACCTTCTCTTTGTAGTAGTGCACCATGGTTCGGTACTCTTTTGCCCATTTCTCATTAATAGAAAGAAGCTgagtaaaaacagaaagattGTGAACCTTTAAACGTGCATACACGGGTCGTAGGATGAATACACAGAAAGTCTGAGACGTACTCACCTCGTTCTTTTGCTCTTCTAAGATAAGAAtctgtgttttcatgttgaCATCACTTTTGTGAGAGGACCCTTGCAACTGAGGCacataaaagagagaaaaacaggaacTACTCAAATGTGGCACGCAGTAAATCCATCAACAGCCAAATGCCTGCGACTCTCTGGGAAATTATGCAACATGACTCCCTCTACCAACTTCCTTTTACACATTTTTGGAAGTTTTGCTTCACACTGCTTCCAGTAACCCAACGAATATCATCATTCAGTTGTGGTCAGGCAGTCAAAAGGTGGTGGTTCTCTGTTCTTTTGTTACCTGTGTGTTTTCCAGCTTCACAGACGGGTGTAGTTCTTCCCCAGTATTGCACCAAAACTCATACctgaaaaacaaattatttgCATCACGTTCCTCCATAAAAACTGACTCCAATTTTCACATAAGTGCTGCTGTGATGTGTCTCACCTGTCTATATTTGGCAGTGATGGATACAGTCTGTGggcttgtctgtgtttgtcaGTATCATTTGACTCTGACAGGTCCACAGGCAGCCTTTCCACTGAGTTTTCAAGCAGAGactgtcaaaaaaaacaaaaagtcaaggACATAAGTTTTATatgaaattaataataataataatttaaaaaccaGTTCTTCTATTGTAAGAATAAGTACGCCAGCAGAGATGTATTTACATTTGGATGGCCTAAAATGAGTTTTTCTTCTGACATAACACCCCAGTGTAGAAACAGATATTTCCACAGGTTCAGCGGTTTCATTTGACATCAATGCAAATTCCCAAAGACATCAACATAAATGAATATTAcaagtatttctgcttttgtcTCAGAAAACGATTAATCAGTCATTACTAATAACAATTCAATTACTCAAAGAGTGTGTTGCAGCCTTGACGTAGTCACTGTGCTCACTTCACGGAGATACTGTGCTGCAGTCAGCTCAGTTTGTTTGTAATGGCACAAAGTGACACTTGACTCATACCCACAAAGGATGTCGATTATCTATACCCCGCGCTGTCACGTGGTTACCCGACCTCAGCTTGCACGTTCCTCGGTAAATCATCAAATCTATTTAAACTGCTTTTAAAAACCTCTGAGGAGCTAACATGTTTATCAGGACAAGATGTCCAAGTTGTTATAAAAGCCTATTTAACTCCTCCTGCTCTGAGTCCAGGTCAGTGTTCTGTACGaagcaaaactttatttatttatttaagtagaAGGTCAGAGTTGCTCCATAATAACATAAACAAAAGCAGCGAAGTGTAAAAAGCAGCAGACTCACCATACTGCGTTTCGGAGGCGTCTTCAGAGTGTGCAGACCCGACTAAAAAACGTGTGAATTGAAGCGACGCGACTGGCTCGCCTCTCAGTTATACCGAGGATCCCCTGTGACGTGGGAAAACCCTGACTGTCCAATCAGCTGCCGGGATTCCCTCCCCGGTCCCGTGCAGTCAGAAAGAGTTGAGTGTCTGACCGACTTTGTCGAAGGAAAGGAAAGTACAAGCAGTTAATCAACCCCTCGAGCGGTAATAGACGATGTGTTTATGGTATGAATCGATGactaagacaaaaaaaaaaatctgctgttgCACTGCAAAAGATGGCAAATCTTTATTTACGTCTTTTTAACCGAGAGAATATTTTTCTAGCATTTAAAGGTAACGCCAAGCTAACATTTACTGTATTTACAGAGATAGTTTTGCTTTATACAAAaaaagcatgtataatgtacaAAACTCAGTTAATTAATTCATGAATTAATTATTCTACCCGTTGGGACAACACATTACAAAATAAaggtgtaaaataaaataaaataaaataaaataaaataaaataaaataacactaTTGATAGCTATAGATTTATAGCTTTTATAGCTTTATTTGTGTGTctattaacaaaaacatttaaaaaattacttTGTTTACTATATATGTTATACCTCAAGATT
It contains:
- the LOC100710289 gene encoding TNFAIP3-interacting protein 1 isoform X1: MSLLENSVERLPVDLSESNDTDKHRQAHRLYPSLPNIDRYEFWCNTGEELHPSVKLENTQLQGSSHKSDVNMKTQILILEEQKNELLSINEKWAKEYRTMVHYYKEKCCLRSAPNVQVEELKALQQCDRFEEEEGKHVTLNRLKLKVIKEKESSQMEEGDASSEKLEAQKEVKELRAQNSVLTRKGQHQHEEIRRLNKALKEALQASQSLGVDNETLDIWKHQAEVFKEDFLKERRDREKLKGKYLELEKKYTKVHSELHVLRSQMTWTRQLHPVLNCSCANQAKCPNSEGHQVSQRHMKLQRRCTLDNKQ
- the LOC100710289 gene encoding TNFAIP3-interacting protein 1 isoform X2, whose translation is MSLLENSVERLPVDLSESNDTDKHRQAHRLYPSLPNIDRYEFWCNTGEELHPSVKLENTQLQGSSHKSDVNMKTQILILEEQKNELLSINEKWAKEYRTMVHYYKEKVEELKALQQCDRFEEEEGKHVTLNRLKLKVIKEKESSQMEEGDASSEKLEAQKEVKELRAQNSVLTRKGQHQHEEIRRLNKALKEALQASQSLGVDNETLDIWKHQAEVFKEDFLKERRDREKLKGKYLELEKKYTKVHSELHVLRSQMTWTRQLHPVLNCSCANQAKCPNSEGHQVSQRHMKLQRRCTLDNKQ